A window of the Halopseudomonas phragmitis genome harbors these coding sequences:
- a CDS encoding tRNA dihydrouridine synthase encodes MEGLVDAPMRDVLTRIGGIDWCVSEFIRVTGGPLHRPAVQRLVPEMDHGWQTPSGTPVRAQLLGSDLRWMAYNATLLAELGAPVVDLNFGCPAKTVNRHRGGAVLLQEPQMLFELTRAVREAVPASVPVTAKMRLGYSDTSLTLDCAKALADAGAAEIVVHGRTKTEGYKPLVHWDWIARVREAVSIPVIANGEVWTLEDYQRIRQDSGCAHVMLGRGLVSRPDLALQIRQWQVGEPAQPLDWASLQPWLLEFYRQVRERVVDRHAPGRFKQWLGMLTRGYPEAQALFDQLRRETSADAVGLALQPEAVRLAG; translated from the coding sequence ATGGAAGGGCTGGTGGATGCGCCGATGCGCGACGTGCTGACTCGCATCGGCGGCATCGACTGGTGCGTCAGCGAGTTTATCCGGGTGACCGGCGGGCCGCTGCATCGCCCGGCTGTGCAGCGCCTGGTGCCGGAAATGGACCATGGCTGGCAGACCCCAAGCGGTACCCCGGTACGCGCCCAGTTGCTGGGCTCCGACCTGCGCTGGATGGCCTACAACGCCACGTTGCTGGCTGAACTTGGCGCGCCGGTGGTGGATCTGAACTTCGGCTGCCCGGCCAAGACCGTCAATCGCCACCGCGGTGGCGCCGTCCTGTTGCAGGAACCGCAGATGCTGTTCGAGCTGACCCGCGCCGTGCGCGAGGCGGTGCCCGCCAGTGTGCCGGTTACCGCCAAGATGCGCCTGGGCTACAGCGATACCAGCCTGACCCTGGATTGTGCCAAGGCACTGGCCGATGCCGGTGCCGCGGAAATCGTCGTGCACGGGCGGACCAAGACCGAAGGTTACAAGCCGCTGGTGCACTGGGACTGGATCGCCCGCGTGCGTGAGGCTGTCAGCATACCGGTGATTGCCAATGGCGAGGTCTGGACGCTGGAGGACTATCAACGCATTCGCCAGGACAGCGGCTGCGCGCACGTCATGCTCGGGCGCGGGCTGGTGTCACGCCCTGACCTGGCCCTGCAGATTCGTCAATGGCAGGTTGGTGAACCAGCCCAGCCGCTGGACTGGGCAAGCCTGCAGCCCTGGCTGCTCGAGTTTTACCGCCAGGTCCGCGAGCGGGTGGTTGACCGTCACGCCCCCGGGCGCTTCAAGCAGTGGCTGGGCATGCTCACTCGCGGCTACCCCGAAGCCCAGGCCCTGTTCGATCAACTGCGACGGGAAACCAGCGCCGATGCGGTAGGCTTAGCCTTACAGCCAGAGGCTGTGCGATTGGCGGGCTGA
- the ligA gene encoding NAD-dependent DNA ligase LigA, giving the protein MTQTPDPAQRVLELREQLDAHNYRYYVLDEPSIPDAEYDRLFNELKALEADNPQLVTPDSPTQRVGGAALSEFGEVRHEVPMLSLGNAFEEDDLRAFDRRVREGLDLPDGDLFGGGAEVDYCCEPKLDGLAVSLLYENGHLVRGATRGDGSTGEDISVNVRTIRNVPLKLRGEGWPAVLEVRGEVFMSKAGFEALNERQREAGAKTFANPRNAAAGSLRQLDPNITANRPLEFCCYGIGKVEGELADTQIGILEQLRSWGLAISRELKLAHGVEQCLAYYRDIGERRAGLGYEIDGVVFKVNQLAYQRELGFRAREPRWAIAHKFPAMEEVTELLDVEFQVGRTGAVTPVARLKPVQVAGVTVSNATLHNMDEVARLGLMIGDSVIIRRAGDVIPQVMQVVAERRPADARPVVIPEHCPVCGSAVERTQLVKRGKAGQTTSEGSVYRCVGRLTCQAQLKQSIIHFVSRRAMDIDGLGEKIVEQLVDTGLVSSPADLYLLTYEQVIALEGFAELSSKNLLSSIQASKQPTLARFIFALGIPDVGEETAKLLARALGSLERISQALPEVLVYLPDVGLEVAHEIHSFFADEHNRTVIRQLLERGVSLQEEGAIAAEYAASVSLAEFIERLNIPGVAKTGAERLASRFGSLAKLMDAEWLELKQVERFTEKAQSSLREWFRNDAKRQHALAIEAQLREFGMHWDSPKAEAGEGQPLASQTWVLTGTLETFSRDVAKEHLESLGAKVAGSVSAKTHCVVAGPGAGSKLAKAEQLGVTVWSEQQLLDLLASHGINA; this is encoded by the coding sequence ATGACCCAGACCCCCGATCCGGCCCAGCGCGTCCTTGAACTGCGCGAACAGCTCGACGCTCACAACTATCGCTACTACGTGCTCGATGAACCGAGCATCCCGGACGCCGAATACGATCGCCTGTTCAACGAACTCAAGGCGCTGGAGGCGGACAACCCGCAACTGGTCACCCCGGACTCGCCGACTCAGCGGGTCGGTGGTGCCGCGTTGTCCGAGTTTGGCGAGGTGCGCCATGAAGTGCCCATGCTCAGTCTTGGCAACGCCTTCGAGGAAGACGATCTGCGCGCCTTCGACCGCCGCGTGCGTGAAGGCCTGGACCTGCCGGACGGCGATTTGTTCGGCGGTGGTGCCGAAGTTGATTACTGCTGCGAACCCAAGCTCGACGGTCTGGCCGTCAGCCTGCTGTATGAAAACGGTCATCTGGTGCGCGGCGCCACTCGCGGCGATGGCAGCACCGGCGAAGACATCAGCGTCAATGTCCGTACCATCCGCAATGTCCCGCTGAAACTGCGGGGCGAGGGCTGGCCTGCGGTGCTGGAAGTCCGTGGCGAAGTATTCATGAGCAAGGCCGGCTTCGAGGCGCTGAATGAGCGTCAGCGCGAAGCCGGAGCCAAGACCTTTGCCAACCCGCGCAACGCCGCTGCCGGCTCGCTGCGCCAGCTTGATCCCAACATCACCGCCAACCGGCCGCTGGAGTTCTGCTGCTACGGCATCGGCAAGGTCGAGGGCGAACTGGCCGACACCCAGATCGGTATTCTTGAGCAGTTACGTAGCTGGGGCCTGGCGATCAGCCGTGAACTGAAGCTGGCACACGGGGTAGAGCAATGCCTGGCCTATTACCGCGATATCGGCGAGCGCCGTGCCGGGTTGGGGTACGAGATCGACGGGGTGGTGTTCAAGGTCAACCAGTTGGCTTATCAGCGCGAGCTGGGCTTTCGCGCCCGTGAGCCACGCTGGGCCATCGCCCATAAGTTTCCGGCGATGGAAGAGGTTACCGAACTGCTGGATGTCGAATTCCAGGTGGGCCGCACCGGCGCGGTCACCCCGGTAGCGCGTCTGAAACCGGTCCAGGTGGCTGGCGTTACCGTATCCAACGCCACCCTGCACAATATGGACGAAGTAGCGCGCCTGGGCCTGATGATCGGCGATAGCGTGATCATCCGCCGTGCCGGTGACGTGATCCCGCAGGTCATGCAGGTGGTGGCTGAACGGCGCCCGGCCGATGCCCGGCCAGTAGTAATCCCCGAGCACTGCCCGGTGTGTGGCTCGGCGGTTGAGCGCACCCAACTGGTCAAGCGTGGCAAGGCTGGTCAGACCACCAGCGAAGGCTCGGTGTACCGTTGCGTCGGCCGCCTGACCTGCCAGGCCCAGCTCAAACAATCGATCATCCACTTCGTCTCACGGCGGGCCATGGACATCGACGGCCTGGGCGAAAAGATCGTTGAACAACTGGTGGATACCGGACTGGTCAGCTCGCCGGCTGATCTGTACCTGCTGACCTATGAACAGGTCATCGCCCTGGAGGGCTTTGCCGAGCTGTCGAGCAAGAACCTGCTGAGTTCAATCCAGGCCAGCAAGCAACCGACCCTGGCGCGCTTTATCTTCGCCCTCGGTATTCCCGATGTTGGTGAGGAAACCGCCAAGTTGCTGGCTCGTGCGCTCGGCTCGCTCGAGCGTATCAGCCAGGCGCTGCCCGAGGTGCTGGTGTACCTGCCGGATGTGGGGCTGGAAGTGGCCCATGAGATTCACAGCTTCTTTGCCGATGAGCACAACCGCACGGTGATTCGCCAACTGCTCGAACGTGGAGTCAGCTTGCAGGAAGAGGGCGCTATCGCCGCCGAATACGCCGCCAGCGTCAGCCTGGCCGAGTTTATCGAACGGCTCAACATTCCGGGTGTTGCCAAGACCGGCGCTGAGCGTTTGGCCAGCCGCTTTGGCAGTCTGGCAAAGCTGATGGACGCCGAATGGCTGGAACTCAAGCAGGTCGAACGCTTTACCGAAAAGGCCCAAAGCAGCCTGCGTGAGTGGTTCCGCAATGACGCCAAGCGCCAGCATGCCCTGGCCATCGAAGCGCAGCTACGCGAATTCGGCATGCACTGGGACAGCCCCAAGGCCGAGGCGGGTGAAGGGCAGCCGCTGGCCAGCCAGACCTGGGTGTTGACCGGCACCCTGGAAACCTTCTCCCGAGATGTGGCCAAGGAGCATCTGGAAAGCCTGGGCGCCAAGGTTGCCGGCAGCGTTTCGGCCAAGACCCATTGCGTGGTTGCTGGTCCGGGCGCCGGCAGCAAGCTGGCCAAGGCCGAACAGTTGGGGGTAACTGTGTGGAGCGAGCAACAGTTGCTCGATCTGTTGGCCAGCCACGGTATCAACGCGTGA
- the zipA gene encoding cell division protein ZipA, with protein sequence MDFGLREWLIIIGLLVIAGILFDGWRRMGGRSRIRFKLERNLKDLPEDDGNDELLGPPRVVGQRERERAEPSFGDDPALREDQLGEHGEWREPQQVGLDLEEPAPMLLDPVTDESPAAARAQSAKPAAQSAPVQKAQPSPPKDQPPVEEVLVINVVSRAEEGFAGSALMQSIMESGLRFGEMDIFHRHESMSGNGDVLFSMANALKPGTFDLDELDNSHVRAVSFFMGLPGPRHPKQALDLMIAAARKLSHELGGDLKDEQRSVLTAQTIEHYRLRIAEFERKHYGMRR encoded by the coding sequence ATGGATTTTGGTTTGCGTGAGTGGCTCATCATCATCGGCCTTTTGGTGATCGCCGGCATTCTGTTCGATGGCTGGCGACGCATGGGTGGTCGATCTCGTATCCGCTTCAAATTGGAACGCAACCTCAAGGACTTGCCGGAGGACGACGGTAACGATGAACTGCTCGGCCCACCGCGGGTCGTGGGGCAGCGTGAACGGGAGCGGGCCGAACCCTCGTTTGGTGATGATCCAGCGCTGCGCGAGGATCAGTTGGGCGAGCATGGCGAATGGCGCGAGCCTCAGCAGGTCGGGCTCGACCTGGAAGAACCGGCGCCTATGTTGCTTGATCCGGTTACTGATGAATCGCCGGCAGCGGCCAGAGCACAGTCAGCCAAACCGGCCGCGCAGTCTGCACCTGTACAAAAGGCTCAGCCCAGCCCGCCCAAGGACCAGCCACCGGTAGAAGAGGTGCTGGTAATCAACGTGGTCTCGCGCGCTGAAGAGGGCTTTGCCGGCTCGGCGCTGATGCAGAGCATCATGGAAAGCGGCCTGCGTTTTGGCGAAATGGACATTTTTCACCGCCACGAAAGCATGAGCGGCAATGGCGATGTACTGTTTTCCATGGCCAACGCCCTCAAGCCGGGAACCTTTGACCTGGACGAACTGGACAACAGCCATGTGCGCGCGGTGAGCTTCTTCATGGGCCTGCCGGGCCCACGCCACCCCAAACAGGCACTGGACCTGATGATCGCCGCCGCGCGCAAGCTGTCCCATGAGCTGGGTGGTGATCTGAAGGACGAGCAGCGCAGCGTGCTCACAGCTCAGACCATAGAGCATTATCGCCTGCGCATTGCCGAGTTTGAGCGCAAGCACTACGGCATGCGCCGCTAG
- the smc gene encoding chromosome segregation protein SMC: MRLKCIKLAGFKSFVDPTTVYFPTNMGAVVGPNGCGKSNIIDAVRWVMGESSAKNLRGESMTDVIFNGSNSRKPVGQASIELVFDNSDGTLQGEYAGYNEISIRRKVTREAQNQYFLNGTKCRRRDITDIFLGTGLGPRSYSIIEQGMISKLIEAKPDELRLFIEEAAGISKYKERRRETENRIRRTHENLARLTDLRDELERQLAHLHRQAQAAEKYKEFKAEERQLKAQLQALRWQTLDAQAGEREHRVRDLEIALEALIAEQRNADSEIEKQRDQHSDLTERFNQVQARYYSVGADISRIEQALQFNRDRQRQLHEDIEQAEQAWQEAQSHLTQDQALLADLHNELAQIEPELEMAGAADEDTTSALLAAEEAMQAWQTAWDQFNQSAATPRQQAEVEQSRIRHLEQAIERLGERIQRLEDERTTLTSGPLDDELAELAEQLAELDLRSETEQQQLDDLGERLRQERDTLNALSQEQDIRRGEIQRGNGRLASLEALQQAALDHGQGVRQWLEQQGLGQLSQLAERLQVEPGWERAVETVLADDLQAVSLDDLGALADSLEGFDQGHLRLIEHRALTQTGSPLEAALLSKVTSTLDLSPWLAQVGTVASLDKALARRGNLQANQSLITADGHWVGPNWLRLRRGDAGETGVLARQQEIEQLQLELETQEARLQEADERLSGLRELIRSLEQQRDSLQQGLARLGREQGELKAQWSARQVRLEQINARRQRINDDLEDIKAQRAEELEQVGEARLSLQEALDRMAEDSSQRESLLAQRDQVRENLDHARQHARQHKDRAHQLALRVQSLRAQQDSTQQGLDRLNAQIERLAERREQLRMTLEESQAPEDDQRIELESLLEQRISVEQELAQAREALELVDQQMREQDRRRSQAEQQAQVLRTQLDEQRLIARDLQTRRQGLQEQLLEAGYDLQGVIASLPEGAAEADWEQQLAQLDARIQRLGAINLAAIDEYQQQSERKRYLDAQNADLEEALNTLEQVIRKIDRETRSRFKETFDKINHGLQSLFPKVFGGGHAYLELTGDDLLDTGVAIMARPPGKKNSTIHLLSGGEKALTAIALVFSIFQLNPAPFCMLDEVDAPLDDANVGRYARMVKEMSDRVQFIYITHNKIAMEMADQLLGVTMHEPGCSRLVTVNVEEAAALAAV, from the coding sequence ATGCGACTCAAGTGCATCAAGCTGGCAGGCTTCAAATCCTTTGTCGATCCCACCACGGTCTACTTCCCGACCAACATGGGCGCAGTGGTTGGCCCCAATGGCTGCGGCAAATCCAACATTATCGATGCGGTGCGCTGGGTTATGGGCGAAAGTTCGGCCAAGAACCTGCGCGGCGAGTCGATGACCGATGTCATCTTCAATGGCTCCAACAGCCGCAAGCCGGTAGGCCAGGCCTCAATCGAGCTGGTATTCGATAATAGTGACGGCACGCTTCAGGGCGAGTACGCGGGATATAACGAAATCTCCATTCGTCGCAAGGTTACCCGCGAAGCCCAGAACCAATATTTCCTCAACGGCACCAAGTGCCGGCGCCGCGATATCACCGACATCTTCCTCGGCACCGGCCTGGGGCCGCGCAGCTACTCGATCATCGAGCAGGGCATGATCTCCAAACTGATCGAGGCCAAGCCCGATGAGCTGCGATTGTTTATTGAGGAAGCTGCCGGCATCTCCAAATACAAGGAGCGCCGGCGCGAAACCGAAAACCGTATCCGTCGTACCCATGAGAACCTGGCGCGCCTGACAGACCTGCGCGACGAGCTTGAGCGGCAACTGGCGCACCTGCATCGTCAGGCTCAGGCGGCAGAGAAGTACAAGGAATTCAAAGCCGAGGAGCGCCAGCTCAAGGCTCAGTTGCAGGCGCTGCGCTGGCAGACGCTGGACGCCCAGGCAGGCGAGCGTGAGCACCGGGTGCGGGATCTGGAGATTGCTCTGGAAGCCCTGATTGCCGAACAGCGCAATGCCGACAGCGAAATCGAAAAGCAGCGTGACCAGCACAGTGATCTGACCGAACGCTTCAATCAGGTACAGGCCCGTTATTACAGCGTTGGCGCCGATATCAGCCGGATCGAGCAGGCCCTGCAGTTCAATCGCGACCGCCAGCGCCAGTTGCACGAAGATATCGAGCAGGCCGAACAGGCCTGGCAGGAAGCGCAAAGTCACCTGACCCAGGACCAGGCGCTGCTCGCCGATCTGCACAACGAACTGGCGCAGATTGAGCCAGAGCTGGAAATGGCTGGCGCTGCCGACGAAGACACCACCAGCGCACTGCTGGCCGCCGAAGAGGCGATGCAGGCCTGGCAGACGGCCTGGGACCAGTTCAACCAGTCAGCCGCCACTCCGCGTCAGCAGGCCGAGGTCGAGCAGTCGCGCATTCGCCATCTGGAACAGGCTATCGAACGCCTTGGCGAACGCATCCAGCGGCTCGAAGATGAGCGCACGACGCTGACCTCCGGACCGCTGGATGACGAACTGGCGGAACTGGCCGAACAACTGGCCGAACTGGATCTGCGCAGCGAAACCGAACAGCAGCAACTGGACGACCTGGGCGAGCGCCTGCGCCAGGAGCGCGACACCCTCAACGCGCTGAGCCAGGAACAGGATATCCGGCGCGGTGAGATTCAGCGCGGCAACGGCCGTCTGGCATCGCTGGAAGCCTTGCAGCAGGCAGCCCTGGACCATGGCCAGGGTGTGCGCCAATGGCTCGAGCAGCAGGGTCTGGGCCAGCTCAGTCAGCTGGCAGAACGGCTGCAGGTCGAGCCGGGTTGGGAACGCGCGGTTGAAACTGTGCTGGCCGATGACCTGCAGGCCGTCAGTCTGGATGATCTTGGCGCTTTAGCTGACAGCCTGGAGGGCTTCGATCAGGGCCATCTGCGCCTGATCGAACACCGCGCCCTGACTCAGACTGGCAGCCCGCTTGAGGCCGCTTTGCTGAGCAAGGTAACCAGTACACTGGACCTGAGTCCCTGGTTGGCTCAGGTCGGCACGGTGGCCAGTCTCGATAAAGCCTTGGCCCGGCGTGGCAATTTGCAGGCTAATCAGTCGCTGATCACTGCCGACGGGCATTGGGTCGGACCCAACTGGCTCCGCCTGCGGCGCGGCGATGCCGGTGAGACCGGCGTTCTGGCCCGCCAGCAGGAAATCGAACAACTGCAGCTTGAGCTGGAAACCCAGGAAGCCCGTTTGCAGGAGGCTGATGAACGGCTGAGCGGCCTGCGGGAACTGATTCGCAGCCTGGAGCAGCAGCGCGACAGTCTTCAGCAGGGGCTGGCCCGACTGGGCCGCGAGCAGGGCGAACTCAAGGCCCAGTGGTCGGCCCGCCAGGTGCGTCTGGAGCAGATCAATGCCCGGCGTCAGCGCATTAATGATGACCTGGAAGACATCAAGGCCCAGCGCGCCGAAGAGCTTGAGCAGGTCGGCGAGGCACGTCTGAGCCTGCAGGAAGCGCTGGACCGAATGGCTGAAGATTCCAGCCAGCGTGAGAGCCTGCTGGCCCAGCGCGATCAGGTACGTGAGAACCTGGATCATGCCCGCCAGCACGCCCGCCAGCACAAGGACCGGGCCCATCAGTTGGCCCTGCGGGTTCAGTCGCTGCGGGCTCAGCAGGACTCTACCCAGCAGGGTCTCGATCGTCTCAACGCCCAGATCGAGCGTCTGGCCGAGCGGCGTGAACAATTGCGCATGACCCTGGAAGAAAGCCAGGCCCCGGAAGACGATCAGCGCATCGAACTGGAATCACTGCTGGAGCAGCGCATCAGTGTCGAACAGGAACTGGCCCAGGCCCGCGAAGCGCTGGAGCTGGTCGACCAGCAGATGCGTGAGCAGGACCGCCGCCGCAGTCAGGCCGAACAGCAAGCCCAGGTACTGCGCACCCAGCTCGATGAGCAACGGCTGATTGCCCGCGATCTGCAGACCCGCCGTCAGGGCCTGCAGGAGCAACTGCTGGAAGCCGGCTATGATCTGCAAGGGGTTATCGCCAGCCTGCCAGAAGGCGCCGCCGAGGCCGACTGGGAGCAGCAACTGGCCCAGCTTGACGCCCGCATCCAGCGTCTTGGCGCGATCAACCTGGCGGCGATCGACGAATATCAGCAGCAATCCGAGCGCAAGCGCTACCTGGATGCCCAGAATGCCGACCTTGAAGAAGCGCTCAATACCTTGGAGCAGGTGATCCGCAAGATCGACCGGGAAACCCGCAGCCGCTTCAAGGAGACTTTCGACAAGATCAATCATGGTTTGCAGTCGCTGTTCCCCAAGGTCTTTGGTGGCGGTCATGCCTACCTGGAGCTGACCGGCGACGACCTGCTCGATACCGGGGTGGCGATCATGGCCCGCCCGCCGGGCAAAAAGAACAGCACTATCCACCTGCTGTCGGGTGGCGAAAAGGCCTTGACCGCCATCGCCCTGGTATTTTCGATCTTCCAGCTCAACCCGGCGCCGTTCTGTATGCTCGACGAAGTCGATGCGCCACTCGACGACGCCAACGTCGGACGTTACGCGCGGATGGTCAAGGAGATGTCAGACCGGGTGCAATTCATTTACATTACCCATAACAAGATTGCGATGGAGATGGCCGACCAGTTGCTGGGTGTAACCATGCATGAACCTGGCTGCTCCAGGCTGGTCACAGTGAATGTGGAAGAGGCCGCCGCGTTGGCGGCAGTTTGA
- a CDS encoding MFS transporter: MNLDPKLESLYNRLIEQEDARVCKDIPDSACSDVPQNFFRQVFATTLTSLGDTLTNPKTTLAWLLGVVGAPVALIAWLVPIRESGSMLPQLFIAARIRRYARRKGIWVLGSLLQAAALVAMGLAAWLTEGTLAGALIIACLIVFSLARGLCSVASKDVIGKTVPKTRRGRMNGLATSLSGWLALGFGLYCLIWPPADDDMLFYATLLIAAAMLWLLAALIYQRIEEAPGATDGGGNAIEKAWSSLSLLRHDQPFRRFVITRALLLCSALSAPYYVLLGQQLSTGLSMLGAFLVANGLASSLSAYVWGSLSDRSSRQVMIYAAFLASLLGPLVIAIHLWAALPASLHAWLFPLAFFVLGIAHSGVRVGRKTYVLDMAGGNKRTDYVAVGNSVIGLILLATGLFGLLSSLIGAAGMLLLLSGIGLLGALLALTLPEVQS; this comes from the coding sequence ATGAATCTCGACCCCAAACTGGAAAGTCTCTACAACCGGCTGATTGAGCAGGAAGACGCCCGGGTCTGCAAGGACATCCCCGACAGCGCCTGCAGCGATGTGCCGCAGAATTTTTTCCGCCAGGTGTTCGCCACCACCCTGACCAGCCTCGGCGATACACTGACTAATCCCAAGACCACCCTGGCCTGGCTCCTGGGTGTGGTCGGCGCGCCGGTGGCGTTGATCGCCTGGCTGGTGCCAATCCGCGAGTCCGGTTCAATGCTGCCGCAACTGTTCATTGCCGCCCGCATCCGCCGCTATGCCCGGCGCAAGGGTATTTGGGTGCTGGGCAGCCTGCTCCAGGCTGCGGCGCTGGTTGCCATGGGGCTGGCCGCCTGGCTGACCGAGGGCACCCTGGCCGGGGCGCTGATTATCGCCTGCCTGATTGTCTTCAGCCTGGCCCGCGGACTGTGCTCGGTAGCCAGCAAGGATGTGATCGGCAAGACCGTACCGAAAACCCGGCGCGGGCGAATGAACGGCCTGGCCACCAGCCTGTCCGGCTGGCTGGCACTGGGGTTTGGCCTGTACTGCCTGATCTGGCCCCCGGCCGATGACGACATGCTGTTCTACGCCACACTATTGATCGCCGCCGCAATGCTCTGGCTGTTGGCGGCCCTGATTTATCAGCGTATCGAAGAAGCGCCCGGCGCCACCGACGGCGGCGGCAATGCCATCGAGAAGGCCTGGAGCAGCCTGAGCCTGCTACGCCATGATCAGCCGTTCCGGCGTTTCGTGATCACCCGGGCGCTGCTGCTGTGCTCGGCGCTATCGGCCCCCTACTACGTGCTGCTCGGCCAGCAACTGAGCACCGGGCTGAGCATGCTGGGCGCCTTTCTAGTCGCCAATGGACTGGCCAGCAGCCTGAGCGCCTATGTCTGGGGCAGCCTGTCCGACCGTTCCAGCCGCCAGGTAATGATCTATGCCGCTTTTCTGGCCAGCCTGCTTGGTCCGCTGGTGATCGCCATTCATCTCTGGGCTGCTCTGCCGGCCAGCCTGCACGCCTGGCTGTTCCCGCTGGCGTTCTTCGTGCTCGGCATCGCCCACAGTGGTGTACGGGTCGGGCGCAAGACCTACGTTCTGGACATGGCCGGCGGCAACAAGCGCACCGACTACGTGGCGGTCGGCAATAGCGTTATTGGCCTGATCCTGCTGGCCACCGGACTGTTCGGCCTGCTCAGCAGTCTGATCGGTGCGGCCGGCATGTTGTTGCTACTCTCTGGTATAGGTTTGCTGGGAGCGCTGTTGGCTCTGACTTTGCCGGAAGTTCAATCCTGA
- a CDS encoding SLC13 family permease codes for MSATLTPPAPQGLPLARRIGLLLGPAFLLITLLLPAPGGMSEAAWNTAGLMLLMATWWSTEAIPIPATALLPIPLIPALGLGSVAQATGPYANPIIFLFMGGFVLGLAMQRWNLHKRIALATLLAVGSKPRNQIAGFMLATAFLSMWVSNTATTIMMLPIGLSVITLLEQEDSESVRRFAVALLLGIAYAASVGGIATLIGTPPNALLAAYLSDNQGIDVGFAQWMMIGVPVALSMLVAIWWWLTRRPFGLSDQSDSSEMLRQQLLELGAMSKAEKLVALIFSLTAMAWIFQPLLSQNLLPWLNDTVIAIAAAIILFLVPVSLRERTFLMDWETAKDMPWGVLLLFGGGLTLAGVITSSGLAQWIAESLSILGMLPALAMIVVVTAVIIFLTEVTSNTATAAAFLPLLGALAMGQGVSPILFTVPAAIAASCAFMMPVATPPNAIVFASGHMHIGDMIRAGFALNLIGIVLVTLLSYVLMGVVFAM; via the coding sequence ATGTCAGCGACCCTGACTCCACCGGCCCCACAAGGGCTTCCGCTCGCACGTCGCATTGGCCTGTTGCTGGGCCCGGCGTTTTTGCTGATCACTCTGCTGCTGCCGGCACCAGGGGGGATGAGTGAAGCCGCCTGGAACACTGCCGGCCTGATGCTGTTGATGGCTACCTGGTGGTCAACCGAGGCGATACCGATTCCAGCCACTGCACTGCTGCCCATTCCGCTGATTCCGGCACTGGGCCTGGGCAGCGTGGCCCAGGCCACTGGCCCTTATGCCAACCCGATCATCTTCCTGTTCATGGGTGGCTTCGTGCTGGGGCTGGCGATGCAGCGCTGGAACCTGCACAAGCGCATTGCCCTGGCGACGTTGCTGGCCGTCGGCAGCAAACCGCGCAACCAGATTGCCGGTTTCATGCTGGCCACGGCCTTTCTCAGCATGTGGGTGAGCAATACCGCCACCACTATCATGATGCTGCCGATCGGACTGTCGGTAATCACTTTGCTGGAGCAGGAAGACAGCGAGTCGGTACGTCGGTTTGCCGTGGCCCTGTTGCTGGGTATTGCCTATGCCGCCAGCGTCGGCGGCATCGCCACCTTGATCGGCACGCCGCCCAATGCCCTGCTGGCTGCTTATCTGAGCGACAACCAGGGTATCGATGTCGGCTTCGCCCAGTGGATGATGATCGGCGTGCCGGTGGCTCTGAGCATGCTGGTGGCGATCTGGTGGTGGCTGACCCGCCGTCCGTTCGGCCTCAGCGACCAGAGCGACAGCAGCGAGATGCTGCGTCAGCAGTTGCTCGAACTGGGCGCCATGAGCAAGGCGGAAAAGCTGGTGGCGCTGATCTTCAGCCTGACCGCCATGGCCTGGATTTTTCAGCCGCTGCTGTCGCAGAACCTGCTGCCCTGGCTGAACGACACGGTGATCGCCATCGCCGCGGCCATCATCCTGTTTCTGGTGCCGGTCAGCCTGCGTGAGCGGACCTTTCTGATGGACTGGGAAACAGCCAAGGATATGCCCTGGGGCGTGCTGCTGCTGTTTGGTGGCGGCCTGACCCTGGCGGGCGTGATCACCAGCTCAGGGCTAGCCCAGTGGATTGCCGAAAGCCTGTCGATTCTTGGCATGCTGCCGGCGCTGGCGATGATCGTGGTGGTAACGGCGGTTATCATTTTCCTCACCGAGGTGACCAGCAATACTGCCACCGCAGCCGCCTTCCTGCCGCTGCTGGGGGCGCTGGCCATGGGTCAGGGAGTCTCGCCGATTCTGTTCACCGTGCCGGCTGCGATTGCCGCCAGTTGCGCGTTCATGATGCCGGTGGCGACCCCACCCAATGCCATCGTGTTCGCCAGCGGGCACATGCATATCGGCGACATGATCCGCGCCGGCTTTGCCCTGAACCTGATTGGTATCGTGCTGGTGACGTTGCTGAGCTATGTACTGATGGGAGTGGTATTCGCCATGTAG